In Desulfuribacillus alkaliarsenatis, the following proteins share a genomic window:
- a CDS encoding response regulator — MDLIRVLLVDDHILFRKGLVNILNEESSIDVAGEANNGEEAIEKARELMPDVILMDINMPKCNGLEATRAIKSEMPYVKIVMLTVSDDDEKLFESIKAGAQGYLLKNLEPEDLVVYVTGVMKGETPISGLMATKIFEHFTGGQVSSEPSKVEREKKPLTKREIEVLQLVIKGATNRDIANDLHISENTVKNHLRNIMEKLHMQNRIQAATYALKEGLIRDV; from the coding sequence TTGGATTTAATAAGAGTTTTATTAGTAGATGATCACATTTTATTTAGAAAAGGACTTGTAAATATTTTGAATGAAGAAAGCTCCATCGATGTTGCTGGTGAAGCAAATAATGGCGAAGAGGCGATTGAGAAAGCTCGAGAGTTGATGCCAGACGTTATATTGATGGATATTAACATGCCTAAGTGTAACGGATTAGAAGCGACAAGGGCAATCAAGTCTGAAATGCCGTATGTTAAAATTGTAATGCTGACCGTTAGTGATGACGATGAAAAGCTGTTCGAATCTATTAAGGCTGGAGCACAGGGATATTTATTGAAAAACTTAGAACCAGAGGATTTAGTTGTTTACGTGACAGGCGTAATGAAGGGCGAAACGCCTATCTCAGGTTTAATGGCGACTAAGATATTTGAACACTTTACAGGTGGTCAAGTAAGTAGTGAGCCTAGTAAAGTGGAAAGAGAGAAAAAACCATTAACCAAACGGGAAATAGAAGTACTACAATTAGTAATTAAAGGTGCTACAAATCGAGATATCGCCAATGATTTACATATCTCAGAGAATACAGTAAAGAATCATTTGCGCAACATTATGGAGAAGCTACATATGCAAAATCGTATTCAGGCGGCAACCTATGCATTAAAAGAAGGTTTAATCCGCGATGTATAG
- a CDS encoding NUDIX domain-containing protein, protein MEEKRLERQQVFAGKILDVYKDTVSLPNGNVATREVVEHAGAVAVLAIDEQGQIVMVRQYRYPMQEVMLEIPAGKLEANEEPLECAKRELEEETGYIAANWEKIFSLYTSPGFANEVIHIFLARDLQYVGCNPDDDEFVEAFKASVEVTIEDINSGMIRDAKTVSAVLWWKSQLS, encoded by the coding sequence ATGGAAGAGAAACGCTTGGAGCGCCAGCAAGTTTTTGCAGGGAAAATTTTAGATGTATATAAAGATACTGTGAGTTTGCCCAATGGAAATGTAGCAACTAGGGAGGTTGTAGAGCATGCAGGTGCTGTTGCAGTCTTAGCAATAGATGAGCAGGGACAAATTGTAATGGTACGTCAATACCGTTATCCAATGCAGGAGGTAATGCTAGAAATACCTGCTGGAAAGCTAGAAGCTAATGAAGAGCCATTGGAGTGTGCAAAAAGAGAGCTAGAAGAGGAAACAGGTTATATTGCTGCAAACTGGGAAAAAATCTTTAGCTTATATACTTCACCAGGATTTGCTAATGAAGTAATTCATATATTTTTAGCAAGGGATTTGCAATATGTTGGGTGTAATCCAGACGATGATGAATTTGTTGAAGCTTTTAAAGCATCTGTCGAAGTAACGATTGAAGATATTAATAGTGGTATGATAAGGGATGCCAAAACAGTTTCTGCTGTGCTTTGGTGGAAATCTCAATTATCTTAG
- a CDS encoding DUF4227 family protein has product MNSIYKQFIKDTIIFFVIFLILTFLIYTVLDITINILMPYDQYEEPIGRAVKVISYEDSEETMSRIIHHWLFFLEFGE; this is encoded by the coding sequence ATGAATTCGATATATAAACAATTTATAAAAGATACAATCATTTTCTTTGTGATATTTTTGATTTTAACTTTTCTAATTTATACCGTACTAGATATAACTATTAATATCTTAATGCCGTATGATCAATATGAAGAGCCTATTGGTCGTGCAGTTAAGGTGATTTCTTACGAAGATTCAGAAGAAACCATGAGTAGAATAATACATCATTGGTTGTTTTTTTTAGAGTTTGGTGAGTAA
- a CDS encoding purine-nucleoside phosphorylase, with product MNSFTIKLQEAARYIEERIAKKPDIGLVLGSGLGELAERIDGVRISYSEIPSFPESTVEGHKGQLVIGELEGKQVVAMQGRFHFYEGYCIQNVVFPIRVLKLLGITKLIVTNAAGGVNTGLQPGDLMLITDHINLSGENPLIGPNLEEFGPRFPDMSSAYSKGLRKKALEIANNQGYTMKEGVYAAMSGPSYETPAEVRMLRTLGVDAVGMSTAPEVITAVHTGIEVLGISCISNMAAGILEQPLTHDEVIETTEKVKQKFAGIVLGVIKDI from the coding sequence ATGAATAGCTTTACCATTAAACTACAGGAAGCAGCTAGGTATATAGAAGAACGTATTGCAAAAAAACCAGACATAGGTTTAGTCTTAGGTTCTGGTTTAGGTGAGCTAGCAGAACGTATCGATGGAGTTAGAATTTCTTATAGTGAAATCCCTAGCTTTCCAGAATCTACTGTAGAAGGGCATAAGGGTCAGCTTGTTATTGGGGAATTAGAGGGAAAGCAAGTGGTGGCAATGCAGGGAAGGTTCCATTTTTATGAAGGCTATTGCATACAAAATGTTGTATTCCCAATCCGCGTCTTAAAGCTGCTAGGAATAACGAAGTTAATTGTTACAAATGCTGCAGGAGGAGTAAATACAGGTCTTCAACCAGGTGACTTAATGCTGATTACTGATCACATCAATCTTTCAGGGGAGAATCCTTTAATAGGACCGAATCTCGAGGAGTTTGGACCGCGTTTTCCAGATATGTCATCTGCATACTCTAAAGGTCTGCGTAAAAAAGCACTAGAGATAGCTAATAATCAAGGGTATACCATGAAAGAAGGTGTCTATGCGGCAATGTCTGGTCCAAGCTATGAGACTCCAGCAGAGGTACGTATGCTAAGAACTTTAGGAGTCGACGCAGTAGGTATGTCCACTGCGCCAGAGGTAATTACAGCAGTCCATACTGGTATTGAAGTGCTAGGTATATCATGCATATCTAACATGGCCGCTGGTATCTTAGAACAGCCATTGACCCATGATGAGGTAATTGAAACAACGGAAAAAGTTAAACAAAAGTTTGCAGGTATTGTACTAGGTGTAATTAAAGATATATAA
- a CDS encoding pyrimidine-nucleoside phosphorylase → MDMYDVITRKKLGEELSKDEIDFFIKEYVKGDIPDYQMSALLMAIFFKGMSYRETADLTAAMAASGEQIDLTAIKGIKVDKHSTGGVGDKTTLVVAPIVAACGLPVAKMSGRGLGHTGGTIDKLEAIKGYNSELTTEQFVKQVNDYKLAIVGQTGNLAPADKKLYALRDVTSTVDSIPLIASSIMSKKIAAGADAIVLDVKVGNGAFMKSLAEAEELANCMVSIGEALNRRTIAVISDMEQPLGSAIGNANEVLEAIRVLQGNGPEDLLELSKVLAAQMLIVGEKTSSTVDAYKLIDNAINTGEALDTFYKFLEMQGANINDIDNLEQVISNNTERFKICALATGYISELAAEQIGRATMLLGAGRAVKDANINPFVGVIFHKKAGDYVKTGDTICEVRYSEEIQLQSVVSVINNAIKITKNVVQSQKLIHKIITKK, encoded by the coding sequence ATGGACATGTATGATGTAATTACAAGAAAGAAATTAGGGGAAGAGCTATCTAAGGATGAGATTGATTTTTTTATAAAAGAATATGTTAAAGGTGATATACCAGATTATCAAATGTCCGCACTGTTAATGGCCATATTTTTTAAAGGTATGAGCTATAGAGAGACGGCAGATTTAACTGCAGCTATGGCTGCAAGTGGAGAACAAATTGATTTAACTGCTATTAAAGGCATCAAAGTAGATAAACATAGCACAGGTGGAGTAGGCGATAAGACAACATTAGTCGTTGCGCCAATTGTTGCAGCTTGCGGCCTTCCAGTTGCAAAAATGTCTGGTAGAGGCTTGGGTCACACAGGAGGTACTATTGACAAGTTAGAGGCGATAAAGGGCTATAATTCTGAATTAACTACAGAGCAGTTTGTTAAACAAGTAAACGATTATAAGTTAGCCATAGTTGGACAAACAGGCAATCTTGCACCAGCAGATAAGAAGTTATATGCTTTAAGGGATGTTACAAGTACAGTTGACTCTATACCTTTGATTGCTAGCTCAATAATGAGTAAAAAAATAGCTGCAGGGGCGGACGCAATAGTTCTCGATGTGAAGGTTGGTAATGGAGCCTTTATGAAATCCTTAGCTGAGGCAGAAGAGCTTGCTAATTGTATGGTATCAATAGGCGAAGCCTTGAATAGAAGGACAATAGCAGTTATTAGTGATATGGAACAACCCTTAGGAAGCGCTATTGGTAATGCCAATGAAGTACTAGAAGCGATACGGGTGCTACAGGGAAATGGCCCTGAAGATTTGCTTGAATTAAGCAAAGTGTTAGCAGCACAAATGCTAATAGTCGGGGAGAAAACAAGCTCTACGGTCGATGCCTACAAATTGATAGATAATGCAATAAACACTGGAGAAGCCTTGGATACATTTTACAAATTCCTTGAAATGCAAGGGGCAAATATAAATGATATTGATAACTTAGAGCAAGTAATTTCTAATAACACCGAAAGATTTAAAATATGTGCCTTGGCAACGGGATATATTAGTGAACTGGCTGCAGAACAAATTGGCCGAGCGACAATGCTACTAGGTGCAGGTAGGGCAGTAAAGGATGCTAACATAAATCCTTTTGTGGGGGTTATATTTCATAAAAAGGCTGGTGATTACGTTAAGACGGGCGATACAATCTGTGAAGTTCGTTACTCAGAAGAAATTCAACTACAGAGTGTCGTTAGCGTCATTAATAATGCAATTAAAATAACTAAAAACGTAGTTCAAAGTCAAAAATTAATACATAAGATAATCACAAAAAAATAA
- a CDS encoding M20/M25/M40 family metallo-hydrolase, translating to MINEQRLLDEFIKLVRIDSETTKERAIIDYLKDKLTKLGTQPIEDNAHKEAVIGAGNLIITIPGRYTKKVTENKRLLFTAHVDTVAPGEGIEPVIRDGYIYSNGTTILGADDKAGVAAILEMLQVIKENSIDHGQIQIVFTVGEECGLLGSKHIDKELLQSDMGIALDSNGNVGRIITSGPVQYSLNATITGKAAHAGVNPEAGISAIEIAAEAITKMNLGRIDEETTANIGVIQGGIATNVVCETLTLKGEARSLNRQKAINQIGDMRTSLEDAVNKRGAVAKIDVNEEYPEFSFDKNDDEMKIIKKAMGNIGVVPECVGSGGGSDANIFNGYGIKTVNLGIGMENIHSVDERIAIEELNKIARLLVEIVKVCS from the coding sequence ATGATTAACGAACAACGTTTGCTTGATGAATTTATTAAGTTAGTGCGAATTGATAGTGAAACAACTAAAGAAAGAGCGATTATCGATTATTTAAAAGACAAGTTAACTAAGCTAGGCACACAACCAATTGAAGATAACGCCCATAAAGAAGCAGTGATTGGTGCAGGGAATCTTATTATCACTATCCCTGGCAGATATACAAAGAAAGTTACTGAGAACAAAAGACTATTATTCACAGCCCATGTTGATACAGTCGCCCCAGGCGAGGGTATTGAACCAGTTATTAGGGACGGCTATATTTATTCAAACGGTACAACGATTTTAGGAGCCGATGATAAAGCTGGTGTCGCAGCAATATTAGAAATGCTACAAGTTATAAAGGAAAACAGTATTGACCACGGGCAAATACAAATAGTATTTACAGTTGGAGAAGAATGCGGGTTATTAGGCTCGAAGCATATTGACAAAGAGCTTTTGCAATCTGACATGGGCATAGCTCTCGATAGTAATGGCAATGTTGGTAGAATTATTACTAGTGGTCCAGTTCAGTACTCATTGAATGCAACTATTACTGGGAAAGCGGCCCACGCAGGAGTTAACCCTGAAGCAGGAATTAGTGCAATAGAAATTGCAGCAGAGGCAATAACGAAGATGAATTTAGGCAGAATAGATGAGGAAACAACAGCGAATATTGGAGTAATTCAAGGTGGTATTGCTACCAATGTTGTTTGTGAAACGCTTACGCTTAAAGGAGAAGCACGAAGCTTAAATAGACAAAAAGCTATAAATCAAATTGGAGATATGAGGACCTCCTTAGAGGATGCTGTTAATAAGAGAGGTGCAGTAGCGAAGATTGATGTTAATGAAGAGTATCCTGAATTTTCGTTCGACAAAAATGATGATGAAATGAAGATAATTAAAAAAGCTATGGGTAACATAGGCGTTGTCCCTGAATGTGTTGGCAGCGGCGGTGGAAGTGACGCCAATATATTTAATGGTTATGGAATTAAAACTGTTAATCTCGGAATCGGTATGGAGAATATTCACTCTGTTGATGAGCGCATCGCTATTGAGGAGTTAAACAAAATAGCTCGACTATTAGTAGAAATAGTTAAAGTCTGCAGTTAA
- a CDS encoding phosphopentomutase produces the protein MNNYKRVILLILDSVGVGELPDAEQYGDKGANTVGNVAEFCNGLTLPNLQEMGLGNIIDIKGVDPVEKPTAHYGKMAEASAGKDTTTGHWELAGLQLESPFRTYPNGFPNEIINKFQAKIGREVIGNIPASGTKIIEDYGDEHLRTGKPIVYTSADSVFQIAAHEQVIPLDELYTICQIAREMLHGEHAVARVIARPFIGSPGSFERTTNRKDYSVSPPDKTVLDNLIAADRKVLGIGKISDIFNCQGITSSIKTKSNLEGLQILEKQLAEFTADLVFANLVDFDMLYGHRNDPVGYANALKEVDAYLPKILNSLQDTDLLIITADHGCDPTMVSTDHSREYVPLLAYHNSIKQGSSLGVRATFVDVAATIAEALNVNPTKNGTSFLHYM, from the coding sequence ATGAATAATTATAAACGCGTAATTCTTTTAATACTGGATAGTGTAGGAGTTGGAGAGCTACCAGATGCAGAGCAATATGGTGATAAAGGCGCTAATACGGTGGGTAATGTTGCTGAGTTTTGCAATGGTTTGACCTTGCCGAACCTCCAGGAAATGGGATTAGGCAATATTATTGACATTAAAGGTGTTGATCCTGTAGAGAAGCCAACCGCTCATTATGGTAAGATGGCAGAGGCTTCGGCAGGTAAGGATACTACAACGGGTCATTGGGAGCTAGCTGGCTTGCAGCTAGAATCGCCGTTTCGTACATATCCTAATGGTTTTCCAAATGAAATTATCAACAAATTCCAAGCAAAAATAGGTAGAGAGGTTATAGGGAACATACCTGCAAGTGGAACTAAAATAATTGAGGATTATGGTGACGAGCATCTTAGAACAGGAAAGCCAATTGTTTATACATCAGCAGATAGTGTGTTTCAAATTGCAGCACATGAGCAGGTTATCCCATTAGACGAATTATATACAATTTGTCAGATAGCTAGGGAAATGCTACATGGAGAGCATGCAGTTGCTCGAGTTATAGCTAGGCCGTTTATTGGTAGTCCTGGTTCTTTTGAGAGAACAACTAATCGAAAGGACTACTCTGTCTCCCCACCAGATAAAACTGTGTTAGATAATCTTATAGCTGCCGATAGAAAGGTATTAGGTATAGGTAAAATTTCAGATATCTTTAACTGTCAAGGGATTACTAGTAGTATAAAAACAAAAAGTAATCTAGAAGGGCTTCAAATATTAGAAAAGCAGTTGGCTGAATTTACTGCAGATTTAGTGTTTGCTAATCTGGTGGATTTTGACATGCTGTACGGGCATCGCAACGACCCAGTAGGATACGCTAATGCACTTAAAGAAGTAGATGCGTATCTGCCAAAAATATTAAATAGTCTACAGGATACAGATTTATTAATTATTACTGCTGACCATGGATGTGATCCAACTATGGTTAGTACAGATCATTCTAGAGAGTATGTACCGTTACTTGCTTACCATAACTCGATTAAGCAAGGTAGTTCATTAGGTGTAAGGGCAACATTTGTCGATGTAGCGGCAACGATTGCTGAAGCATTAAATGTGAATCCAACAAAGAATGGAACAAGTTTCTTACATTACATGTAA
- a CDS encoding site-specific tyrosine recombinase, producing the protein MATCYKKEIDICVEKFFRYLSEERKLSKNTIDSYNRDIKQYIAHASGHTSEDYWKEKVSVVNYLRMLQQKGRAAATIHRSVVSLRAFFQFLVRNEFVCSDPIDDFQSPKIEKKMPMTLTIEEIDTILSKPDIRTPIGIRDKAMLELLYASGIKVSELVSLNNLDINLESGYIFCRNSGKERVIPIGKSAAEAIKLYERERLEHFIRSMDVDAFFLNNHGQRLSRQGFWKILKKYCESANINKEISPHTLRHSFASHLIERGADIHAVKEMLGHTDIASTQVYKPELKRKLKEVYSSHHPRA; encoded by the coding sequence ATGGCAACTTGTTACAAGAAAGAAATAGATATTTGTGTTGAAAAATTCTTTCGCTATTTATCAGAAGAGAGGAAGCTGTCCAAAAACACAATAGACTCCTATAATCGCGATATCAAACAATATATTGCACATGCATCGGGGCATACATCTGAGGATTACTGGAAAGAGAAAGTATCTGTAGTAAATTATTTGCGGATGCTGCAGCAAAAGGGAAGAGCTGCAGCGACAATACATAGAAGCGTGGTATCTTTAAGGGCTTTTTTTCAATTTTTAGTTCGTAATGAGTTTGTTTGCAGTGACCCGATAGACGATTTTCAATCGCCTAAAATCGAAAAGAAAATGCCAATGACTTTAACTATAGAAGAAATAGATACAATTCTATCTAAACCTGATATCAGAACACCGATTGGTATTAGAGACAAAGCAATGCTGGAATTATTATATGCTTCAGGTATCAAGGTCTCAGAGTTAGTATCTTTAAATAATTTAGATATCAATTTAGAGTCAGGTTATATCTTCTGTAGGAATTCGGGTAAGGAAAGGGTTATACCGATTGGGAAAAGCGCAGCAGAGGCTATAAAGCTATATGAACGTGAGCGTTTAGAGCACTTTATTAGAAGTATGGATGTTGATGCATTTTTTCTTAATAATCATGGACAGCGTCTTTCACGACAAGGATTCTGGAAAATTTTGAAGAAATATTGTGAAAGTGCAAATATTAATAAAGAAATTAGTCCTCACACCCTACGTCATTCTTTCGCCAGCCATCTAATAGAGCGTGGAGCAGATATTCATGCAGTCAAAGAAATGCTTGGACACACTGACATAGCGTCTACGCAAGTATACAAACCAGAGTTAAAACGGAAACTAAAAGAAGTGTATAGCAGTCATCATCCCCGAGCATAA
- a CDS encoding GAF domain-containing sensor histidine kinase, with protein sequence MNYNSISVKRILIVVAVFVGTIELLRYQITTNIQYDDTIIQPYYIAIITGIILAGGNYLILNTLLKKYIAQQTKLKNAQSLYKLGIELGSFKDVSSNLELTVKHIYELLNVDFASLALYNPKKNDLSWRFVIGNETDKHKRIRLRKGEGIAGLCIEKKTAVFVEEFPNKIPLETPDSIPIMKIERLVSGVAVPLTYEQQIYGAIFVAHRRKYEFSDDEIFILYGVANQLGVLLEHARLYQEIESLATVAERERLAREIHDGVAQTISYVQLQIKKLQKVMKDQECPAANKIVQEISEAVDQSYNEVRESIHDLKDKELFSKGFEHWLKAHANGFESQFGISVEVEFLDQTTSELSEIAKIQLGRIIQEALTNIRKHAQAANVKISVGRDENQLIVEISDDGVGFECKGSPEGHYGLSIMEERSSSIGGTIEIDSEPGEGTKVIVKIPHEENERRDFSWI encoded by the coding sequence ATGAACTATAATTCAATTTCCGTTAAACGTATATTGATAGTTGTTGCAGTGTTTGTCGGAACAATAGAGCTGTTGCGATATCAGATAACGACTAATATTCAATATGATGATACAATAATTCAGCCTTATTATATAGCAATTATTACTGGTATTATATTAGCTGGTGGTAACTATTTAATTTTAAATACGTTATTAAAGAAATACATAGCACAGCAAACGAAATTAAAAAATGCACAATCATTATATAAGCTAGGAATAGAGCTAGGATCATTTAAGGACGTTTCAAGTAATTTAGAGTTAACGGTAAAGCATATTTATGAATTATTAAATGTAGATTTTGCTTCATTAGCGCTGTATAATCCTAAGAAGAATGACCTCAGTTGGCGTTTCGTCATCGGAAACGAAACGGACAAGCATAAAAGAATTCGACTTCGTAAAGGTGAAGGTATAGCGGGTCTATGTATTGAAAAGAAGACAGCTGTATTTGTAGAAGAGTTTCCAAATAAGATACCTTTGGAGACTCCAGATTCAATACCTATTATGAAAATAGAAAGGCTTGTTTCAGGAGTAGCTGTACCTCTGACATATGAGCAGCAGATTTATGGGGCGATTTTTGTAGCCCATCGACGTAAATACGAGTTTTCAGATGATGAGATATTTATTCTATATGGGGTAGCTAATCAGCTTGGTGTATTATTAGAACATGCACGATTGTATCAAGAGATAGAAAGCTTAGCGACAGTTGCTGAACGAGAACGTCTAGCACGGGAAATCCATGATGGTGTTGCACAAACGATCAGCTATGTGCAACTACAAATAAAAAAGCTTCAAAAGGTCATGAAGGATCAGGAGTGCCCAGCTGCTAACAAGATTGTTCAAGAGATATCAGAGGCAGTTGATCAGTCTTACAATGAAGTAAGGGAATCGATTCATGATTTGAAGGATAAGGAGCTGTTTTCTAAAGGCTTCGAACACTGGCTCAAAGCACATGCAAATGGGTTTGAAAGTCAGTTTGGTATATCAGTTGAGGTTGAGTTTCTAGATCAAACTACGAGTGAACTATCAGAAATTGCCAAAATTCAGCTAGGTAGAATTATTCAAGAGGCCTTAACCAATATTCGAAAGCACGCACAGGCAGCTAATGTTAAGATTAGTGTAGGAAGAGATGAAAATCAGTTGATAGTAGAGATTTCAGATGATGGTGTCGGTTTTGAATGCAAAGGTTCACCAGAGGGACATTACGGTTTATCTATCATGGAAGAACGTTCATCGTCCATTGGTGGTACAATAGAAATTGATTCTGAACCAGGTGAAGGTACTAAAGTTATTGTAAAAATACCACATGAGGAAAACGAAAGGAGAGATTTTTCTTGGATTTAA
- a CDS encoding Fur family transcriptional regulator has protein sequence MESKLNDIRKQLQEDGYKLTPQREATVKILLENKDHLSAEDIYMLVKDKAPDIGLATVYRTLELLSELRIVHKLNFGDGLARYELTKDDEEHHHHHLVCLDCGKLEEFEDDLLGDIEEKIEKTKKFNIIDHRLSFFGYCSECNEKGQASKKKTNI, from the coding sequence TTGGAGAGTAAGTTAAATGACATAAGAAAGCAATTACAAGAGGATGGTTATAAGCTAACACCACAGAGGGAAGCAACGGTAAAGATTCTATTAGAAAACAAGGACCATCTTAGTGCTGAGGATATATATATGCTTGTTAAGGACAAAGCTCCAGATATAGGGTTAGCGACGGTTTATCGTACTTTAGAATTGCTAAGTGAGCTAAGGATTGTACATAAACTGAACTTTGGTGATGGTTTAGCTAGATATGAGCTAACTAAAGATGATGAGGAGCATCATCATCATCATCTTGTTTGTCTAGATTGTGGTAAACTAGAAGAATTTGAGGATGACCTTCTTGGAGACATAGAAGAAAAAATAGAAAAAACTAAGAAATTCAATATAATAGATCATCGCTTAAGTTTTTTTGGATACTGTAGTGAATGTAACGAAAAGGGACAAGCTTCTAAAAAAAAGACAAACATATAG
- a CDS encoding c-type cytochrome: MFKKSLSLLIISSLGIAVLLYVGGYLSSSSIYQFAGNNFYPVYKSSAVDIMEFNSSKFCLKDYASEERYLTGEALYKKNCIFCHTTNMDGDLDLLSLNEVVKRLGQDNITSVVKNGRGEMPVYGFVLSDEEIKIISLYLTELYKKAQ, from the coding sequence TTGTTTAAAAAAAGTTTGTCTTTATTGATTATCAGTTCATTAGGAATAGCAGTTCTTCTCTATGTTGGAGGTTATTTGTCTTCTAGCTCTATTTATCAATTTGCAGGAAATAACTTTTATCCCGTATACAAAAGCAGTGCAGTAGATATTATGGAATTCAATTCATCTAAGTTCTGTCTAAAGGATTACGCATCTGAGGAACGTTACCTTACAGGTGAAGCATTATATAAAAAGAATTGTATTTTTTGCCACACAACTAATATGGACGGTGACTTAGATTTATTATCACTAAATGAAGTAGTAAAGCGTCTTGGACAAGATAACATAACTAGCGTAGTGAAGAATGGCAGAGGCGAGATGCCTGTATATGGATTCGTTCTATCTGATGAAGAGATTAAGATTATTTCATTATATTTAACTGAGCTATATAAAAAAGCGCAGTAA
- the spoIIM gene encoding stage II sporulation protein M: protein MIQRLWLEIQKFIANHLLLVVFLTVLFAISVAFGAIVVQALQTNQKNELYMYINNFLLYLGQEPLSPKLILWESLSQNLKYLGILWVLGLSVIGLPVIIVMIFAKGFSLGFTVAFLIDQYAGKGLQLAIAAIFPQNLILVPVTLFVGVAGIVFSMQLIQNRILQSGESLFNKFINYLFIIIVSIILVIIASFYEAYIAPYFYSL from the coding sequence ATGATTCAACGGTTATGGTTAGAAATACAAAAATTTATCGCAAACCACTTATTACTAGTTGTTTTCTTAACGGTCTTATTTGCCATAAGCGTAGCTTTTGGAGCTATTGTAGTACAAGCTTTACAAACAAACCAAAAGAATGAGCTATACATGTATATCAATAATTTTTTATTGTACCTAGGACAGGAGCCATTGTCTCCGAAGTTGATACTCTGGGAGTCCCTTAGTCAAAATCTTAAATACTTAGGGATACTATGGGTCTTGGGCTTATCTGTAATCGGTCTCCCAGTAATTATTGTTATGATATTTGCTAAAGGCTTTTCTTTAGGTTTTACAGTTGCGTTTTTAATTGATCAGTACGCTGGTAAAGGTCTTCAGCTAGCTATAGCTGCAATTTTCCCTCAGAATCTTATACTTGTACCAGTTACATTATTTGTTGGTGTAGCTGGTATTGTATTCTCTATGCAGTTAATTCAGAATAGGATATTACAGTCTGGCGAGTCGCTATTTAATAAATTTATTAATTACTTATTTATCATCATAGTAAGCATAATTTTAGTAATTATTGCATCTTTTTATGAAGCTTATATTGCGCCATATTTTTATTCCCTATGA